GTGCTGTGATGCAAATAGGAGTGGGCACGGTGTCATTCGGGGTTGCCATGGGTGTGGCAATCCTTGTGACACTCGTGCCCTTAATCTTTGGGTTTTTAGCAGTGACCCAATTTAGATAGTTGCTCCGATTTTCTCACGTGCCTTCTTTGCGGAATCAACCAGAACGGTCACCGATGCTTCCACTTCTGGCCATCCGCGGGTCTTGAGACCGCAGTCTGGGTTGACCCAGAGCTGGCGAGGATCAACGGACTGAAGCGCAGCCTCGAGAAGACTGTCTACTTCTTCGGCGGTTGGAATGCGAGGGGAGTGGATGTCCCATACGCCAGGTCCGACACCGAGCTCGAAGCCGGAAGACTTCAGCGCGGCAAGAACTTGCATGTCGGAGCGTGCTGCTTCGATGGTGGTGACATCGGCGTCCAACGCGATGACCGAGTTGATCACTTCGTTGAACTCGGAGTAGCACATGTGGGTGTGGATTTGAACGTCGTCGGGCGCACCGGCAGTCGCTAGGCGGAAAGAATCCACGGACCACTGTAGGTAGGCAGGCTTATCGACGTCGCGAAGCGGCAACAACTCACGAATTGCCGGTTCGTCAACCTGAATGATCTTTGCTCCAGCCTCAATCAGATCAGCGATTTCTTCACGAAGTGCCAACGCAACCTGGTCAGCGGTGGTAGAAAGTGGCTGATCATCGCGAACAAATGACCATGCAAGGATGGTGACTGGTCCGGTGAGCATGCCCTTGACGTGCTTTTGGGTCTTGCTTTGTGCGTACTGGAACCATTTGACGGTCATTGGTGCTGGGCGGGAAACGTTTCCGAACAGCACTGGAGGACGAACACAGCGTGAACCGTAGCTTTGAACCCAGCCGTTGGTGGTGGAGAGGAAGCCATCTAAAAGCTCAGAGAAGTACTGAACCATGTCGTTGCGCTCTGGCTCGCCGTGGACCAATACATCAAGGCCAAGTTCTTCCTGCTTGGCGATGACAAGATCGATCTCTTCACGCATCGCGTCCTCGTACTGATCGACGGTGATGCCACCTTTACGCAGACGTGCGCGAGCAGAACGAATCGATGGGGTCTGAGGGAAGGAACCAATCGTGGTGGTAGGCAAAGCTGGGAGCTCCAAAGCCTTTTCCTGCAATGCAACGCGGGTATCAAAGGAACCGCGGCTACGGCCAGGAAGTTCCTGCGTGATGGGGGCGGTGCGTGGGGAGGTGCGTCGAGAAGCAATCGCTACGGACGCCGCATCGAACGCAGCCGCGTCGATGTTGCCGGCTAGGGCGTCGGCAAGCAGCTTGACTTCGGCGATTTTCTCCGAGCCAAACGCGAGCCACTCGCGGACCTCAGGCTCAATGTTTTCAGCCTCTAGGGTGTAAGGAACATGCAGCAGGGAGCAAGAAGTAGACACCGCGATTGGACCGCGAGCAGCCAGGCGCTTCAAAGATGCCAGGGCGGCGCATAGATCGGTGCGCCACACATTACGGCCATCAACGATGCCCGCAACCAGCAGCTCCTCACCCTTCCATGCAGCAAGCTCAGTAACGCCGTGGGTGACCAAGTCTACGCCGATGGCGCCCAGTCCAATGCCTGCAAGCGTGTTCAGCGCCTGGTCACCAGAGCCGAAGTAGGTGTTGACAAAAACGCCGCCGCGCTTAGCCAACGTGGTGTAACCAGCGCGGACCTGCTCCAAAACCTCAGGAGCAACATCAGTAACCAGCGCGGGCTCATCGATCTGAACCCACTCAGTATCGAAAGACTTAATGAGGCGCTCGTACACCTCAAACAGCGCAGGCAAATGATCCAAAGGATTTGAACCATCAGTGGTGCGAGCAAGAGAAAGGAACGTCAACGGACCAACC
Above is a genomic segment from Corynebacterium suranareeae containing:
- the metE gene encoding 5-methyltetrahydropteroyltriglutamate--homocysteine S-methyltransferase: MTSNFSSTVAGLPRIGAKRELKFALEGYWNGSIEGRELAQTARQLVNTASDSLSGLDSVPFAGRSYYDAMLDTAAILGVLPARFDDIADHENDGLPLWIDRYFAAARGTENLPAQAMTKWFDTNYHYLVPELSADTRFVLDASALIEDLRCQQVRGVNARPVLVGPLTFLSLARTTDGSNPLDHLPALFEVYERLIKSFDTEWVQIDEPALVTDVAPEVLEQVRAGYTTLAKRGGVFVNTYFGSGDQALNTLAGIGLGAIGVDLVTHGVTELAAWKGEELLVAGIVDGRNVWRTDLCAALASLKRLAARGPIAVSTSCSLLHVPYTLEAENIEPEVREWLAFGSEKIAEVKLLADALAGNIDAAAFDAASVAIASRRTSPRTAPITQELPGRSRGSFDTRVALQEKALELPALPTTTIGSFPQTPSIRSARARLRKGGITVDQYEDAMREEIDLVIAKQEELGLDVLVHGEPERNDMVQYFSELLDGFLSTTNGWVQSYGSRCVRPPVLFGNVSRPAPMTVKWFQYAQSKTQKHVKGMLTGPVTILAWSFVRDDQPLSTTADQVALALREEIADLIEAGAKIIQVDEPAIRELLPLRDVDKPAYLQWSVDSFRLATAGAPDDVQIHTHMCYSEFNEVINSVIALDADVTTIEAARSDMQVLAALKSSGFELGVGPGVWDIHSPRIPTAEEVDSLLEAALQSVDPRQLWVNPDCGLKTRGWPEVEASVTVLVDSAKKAREKIGATI